A region of Stigmatopora nigra isolate UIUO_SnigA chromosome 6, RoL_Snig_1.1, whole genome shotgun sequence DNA encodes the following proteins:
- the LOC144198578 gene encoding T-cell ecto-ADP-ribosyltransferase 2-like, translating to MIHMKRELLAIFTMLYWTVSAVKRLDMAPNAVDMLYEGCEKNTMEKLIQSDVLSKELSNDIGFQGSWSDKCSTLLPGGVKEHTSALLAYANGNKGFKKAFNDEVETMGYNASTYEDHFHYKALHFLLTNAMSLTSSKTCRNVYRVSESPYEVQKDARVRFGRFTTVQSDVSMKEDVEGGTYFNITTCFFFNLEGFCGLAEDTAILSPSEEFTVKDVRQAEDGDYTEVILTHSNLKASLECEASSRAPADHAPQWLGLMLVSFFLLMTFSHDYLCL from the exons ATGATCCACATGAAGAGAGAATTGCTGGCGATCTTTACAATGCTCTACTGGACT GTGAGCGCAGTTAAACGACTGGATATGGCCCCAAACGCTGTGGACATGTTGTATGAGGGCTGTGAGAAAAACACCATGGAGAAATTAATCCAATCCGATGTGCTAAGTAAAGAATTGAGCAATGACATTGGATTCCAAGGCTCATGGAGCGACAAATGTTCCACGCTGCTGCCAGGAGGTGTTAAGGAACATACGTCCGCCCTCTTGGCCTATGCTAACGGCAACAAGGGATTCAAGAAGGCCTTCAACGACGAGGTGGAGACTATGGGGTACAATGCCAGCACATATGAAGATCACTTCCACTATAAGGCCCTGCACTTTCTGCTGACCAACGCCATGAGCCTCACGTCATCCAAGACGTGTCGAAATGTTTACAGAGTTTCCGAAAGTCCTTACGAAGTGCAAAAGGATGCCCGGGTGAGATTCGGACGATTCACCACGGTGCAGTCGGACGTGTCTATGAAGGAGGACGTGGAAGGGGGAACCTATTTCAACATTACTACGTGTTTCTTCTTTAACTTGGAGGGCTTTTGCGGCCTGGCTGAGGATACCGCCATCTTGTCGCCCTCTGAGGAGTTCACTGTGAAGGACGTCAGGCAAGCAGAAGATGGTGACTACACCGAAGTCATTCTGACACACTCAAACCTAAAGGCTTCGCTTGAGTGTGAGGCTTCATCACG ggcGCCGGCAGACCATGCCCCCCAGTGGTTGGGATTGATGCTCGTGTCCTTTTTCCTATTAATGACCTTCAGTCATGACTATCTTTGCTTATAA